A stretch of Halalkalicoccus jeotgali B3 DNA encodes these proteins:
- a CDS encoding SWIM zinc finger family protein has product MQNTSPTAKSDLVGQANEKTLKRAQWESFSFELEAPGLVRVTNDSYDEDGHSYTVNVETDVPVACECKAFEYQDGPCKHMVAVAIREPVLMAAQAVPIPDGGQAKNTCQNGQTGCCGPHGDELPCFDCYQDRR; this is encoded by the coding sequence ATGCAGAACACAAGCCCAACGGCAAAAAGCGACTTGGTAGGACAGGCAAACGAAAAGACACTGAAGCGCGCTCAATGGGAGTCATTCAGTTTCGAACTTGAAGCGCCAGGACTAGTCCGAGTAACAAACGACAGTTACGACGAAGACGGCCACTCGTACACGGTCAACGTCGAGACCGATGTGCCGGTAGCCTGCGAATGTAAAGCGTTCGAATACCAGGACGGCCCCTGCAAGCACATGGTCGCGGTCGCCATTCGCGAGCCGGTCCTGATGGCCGCTCAAGCGGTTCCCATCCCAGACGGTGGACAGGCTAAGAACACATGTCAGAACGGACAGACAGGCTGCTGTGGCCCACATGGGGATGAATTACCCTGCTTTGACTGCTATCAAGATAGACGCTGA